From the genome of Campylobacter concisus, one region includes:
- a CDS encoding MlaE family ABC transporter permease: MQNKNDVIFVVANGAQTIKFIGEFSYKDAKNLQSIFKKIQKLNGNIKFDFSELKSIDYAVLILLRNALNGKKFEIITNDEKIKAMGDLLNDEKIDFNYMPPHNSLNFFSRLGEKICEGFVNLAEFGTFLGEFLIKSVKILFNPASLRFREFSNYIKDGGVNAVFIVSLTAFLIGVVLAYLGSAMLASFGASIFIVEIMGMLTLREVAPLIAAIVIAGRSASSFTAQIGAMKLTEEIDAMKTMGFEPFNFLVLPRIIAMVLCVPVIIFIADAISILGQMIICQTILDISFSDYLNRFREMVELRHFAVGMIKAPFFGAVIAIIGCMRGFGVSQNAQSLGAMTTVSVVNAIFWVIALDAFFAIIFMWLKI, encoded by the coding sequence TTGCAAAATAAAAATGATGTCATTTTTGTAGTGGCAAATGGCGCTCAGACTATAAAATTTATAGGTGAGTTTAGCTATAAAGACGCAAAAAATTTACAAAGCATTTTTAAAAAAATCCAAAAACTTAACGGCAATATTAAATTTGATTTTAGTGAGCTAAAGAGCATTGATTACGCTGTTTTGATACTTTTAAGAAATGCACTAAATGGTAAGAAATTTGAGATCATTACAAATGATGAGAAGATAAAGGCGATGGGTGATCTTTTAAATGATGAAAAGATTGATTTTAACTATATGCCGCCGCACAATAGTCTAAATTTCTTCTCACGACTCGGTGAAAAAATTTGTGAAGGTTTTGTGAATTTAGCTGAGTTTGGCACGTTCTTGGGCGAATTTTTAATAAAAAGCGTAAAAATTTTATTTAATCCAGCCAGTCTTAGATTTAGGGAATTTAGTAACTATATAAAAGATGGCGGCGTAAATGCCGTTTTTATCGTATCCCTCACCGCTTTTTTGATAGGTGTTGTGCTTGCCTATCTTGGCAGTGCGATGCTTGCAAGCTTTGGGGCAAGTATATTTATAGTAGAGATCATGGGTATGCTAACGCTTAGAGAGGTGGCCCCACTCATCGCTGCTATCGTCATCGCGGGTAGATCAGCCTCTAGTTTTACTGCTCAAATTGGCGCTATGAAGCTAACCGAAGAGATAGACGCGATGAAGACGATGGGCTTTGAGCCATTTAACTTCTTGGTGCTGCCACGCATCATTGCCATGGTACTTTGCGTGCCTGTCATTATCTTTATAGCTGACGCGATAAGTATCTTAGGGCAGATGATTATTTGCCAAACGATACTTGATATCAGCTTTAGCGACTATTTAAATAGATTTCGCGAGATGGTCGAGCTTAGGCACTTTGCTGTTGGTATGATAAAGGCTCCATTTTTTGGTGCGGTGATAGCGATCATTGGCTGCATGAGGGGATTTGGTGTTAGTCAAAACGCCCAAAGCCTTGGAGCAATGACAACAGTTAGCGTCGTAAATGCGATATTTTGGGTCATTGCGCTTGATGCATTTTTCGCGATAATTTTTATGTGGCTAAAGATATGA
- the waaA gene encoding lipid IV(A) 3-deoxy-D-manno-octulosonic acid transferase, with protein MIIIYYFLASILYLFGAIFLLILSFKKKYHKSIPARFFLFNNPKFQDADVHFHACSFGEVQALKPLMQKFDSKAISVVTNTGFEAASKICSNARFLPFEIFLPFWLKKSKILVIFEAELWLMLVFMAKLKGSRVILINARISDRSYKSYLKFGFFYRYLFKFIDKIYAQSELDKERLKSLGAGETEVVGNIKAAFLPSVSKIYEKPKARVIVLASTHTGEEEMILQNLNLKENDLLIIAPRHPERFTEVEKIAGDYAKKHDFSFAKFSQTYKFEAKVNLLDTLGELVNVYAISDIVVLGGSFVPNIGGHNPIECAQFNPVIISGEFIFNQKALFSLVENIYIAKASEIGGIIDSDAKKSKITVQASSDAIIEDIRSTL; from the coding sequence GTGATAATAATATATTACTTTCTAGCCTCAATACTCTATCTATTTGGGGCTATCTTTCTACTCATCTTAAGTTTTAAAAAAAAGTATCATAAGTCGATTCCAGCACGTTTTTTCCTCTTTAATAATCCTAAATTTCAAGATGCAGATGTGCATTTTCACGCTTGTTCGTTTGGTGAAGTGCAAGCACTTAAACCTTTGATGCAAAAATTTGATAGCAAAGCCATAAGTGTGGTGACAAATACTGGCTTTGAAGCGGCAAGTAAAATTTGCTCTAACGCGAGATTTTTGCCATTTGAAATTTTTTTGCCATTTTGGCTAAAAAAGAGCAAAATTTTAGTTATTTTTGAGGCTGAGCTTTGGCTTATGCTAGTTTTCATGGCAAAGCTAAAAGGCAGCCGTGTGATATTAATAAATGCGAGAATTTCAGACAGAAGCTACAAAAGCTACTTGAAATTTGGCTTTTTTTATAGGTATCTTTTTAAATTTATAGATAAGATTTACGCTCAAAGTGAGCTTGATAAAGAGCGGCTAAAGTCACTTGGTGCAGGTGAAACAGAGGTCGTTGGTAACATAAAAGCCGCATTTTTGCCAAGCGTGAGTAAAATTTATGAAAAGCCAAAAGCTAGAGTGATCGTGCTAGCAAGCACGCATACAGGCGAAGAAGAGATGATTTTGCAAAATTTAAATTTAAAAGAAAACGATCTCTTGATCATCGCTCCACGCCATCCTGAGAGGTTTACAGAGGTTGAGAAGATAGCAGGCGACTACGCTAAAAAGCATGATTTTAGCTTTGCGAAATTTAGTCAAACGTATAAATTTGAAGCTAAAGTAAATTTGCTTGACACTTTAGGCGAGCTTGTAAATGTCTATGCTATTAGCGATATAGTAGTGCTTGGAGGCAGTTTTGTACCAAATATCGGTGGGCATAATCCAATCGAGTGCGCACAATTTAACCCAGTAATAATAAGCGGTGAGTTTATATTTAACCAAAAGGCGTTATTTAGCCTAGTTGAAAACATCTACATCGCAAAAGCCAGCGAGATTGGCGGTATAATAGATAGTGATGCCAAAAAGAGCAAGATCACTGTGCAAGCAAGCTCTGATGCGATCATAGAAGATATAAGGAGCACTTTATGA
- the rpsP gene encoding 30S ribosomal protein S16 — translation MATVVRLTRMGRKKRPFYRIVVTDSRKRRDSGWIESIGYYNPMVEPNVINFNKERLDYWKSVGAKLSDRVVQITK, via the coding sequence ATGGCAACAGTAGTAAGACTAACAAGAATGGGACGTAAGAAAAGACCTTTTTATCGTATAGTTGTTACAGATAGCAGAAAAAGACGTGATAGTGGCTGGATAGAAAGTATTGGCTATTACAATCCTATGGTTGAGCCAAATGTTATAAATTTCAACAAAGAGAGATTAGATTACTGGAAAAGCGTTGGTGCTAAACTTAGCGATAGAGTTGTACAAATTACAAAATAA
- the tgt gene encoding tRNA guanosine(34) transglycosylase Tgt, which produces MKFEVIKKDGNARRGILTTAHSVIQTPVFMPVGTVGAVKSLDAFDMSEILDAKIILANTYHMYLRPGSKVVREFGGLHGFSKFERSFLTDSGGFQAFSLRSNTKNDDGGIKFKSHIDGSTHYFTPKSVLDTQYDLGSDIMMILDDLVALPAEPKRIDLSIKRTIKWAKEAIDYHKFMQSKGVGLEQNIFGIVQGGTDYDARKFCAEALNELPFDGLAIGGLSVGESNEAMYDTVEAVMPFMDELRPRYLMGVGTPEDLVENVERGVDMFDCVMPTRNARNGTLFTSFGKINIKSAKFINDHAPIDPQCQCYTCKRYPRGYLNHLFKARELTFFRLASLHNLHYYLNLMKEMREAIERGEFAKFKRNFYAKRVKNEL; this is translated from the coding sequence ATGAAATTTGAAGTTATAAAAAAAGATGGAAACGCAAGGCGTGGTATCCTAACAACTGCCCATAGCGTGATACAAACGCCAGTTTTCATGCCAGTTGGCACGGTTGGTGCGGTTAAAAGCTTAGACGCCTTTGATATGAGTGAAATTTTAGACGCAAAGATAATCTTAGCGAACACCTACCACATGTATCTGCGCCCCGGAAGCAAGGTCGTGCGCGAGTTTGGCGGGCTTCATGGATTTTCTAAATTTGAGCGCTCATTTTTAACAGATAGCGGTGGGTTTCAGGCATTCTCGCTTAGATCAAACACCAAAAACGATGATGGTGGGATAAAATTTAAAAGCCACATCGACGGCAGCACGCACTATTTTACGCCAAAGTCCGTTCTTGATACGCAATACGATCTAGGTAGCGACATTATGATGATACTTGATGATTTGGTTGCCCTACCTGCTGAGCCAAAGAGGATCGATCTAAGCATAAAGCGAACGATAAAATGGGCAAAAGAGGCGATTGATTATCATAAATTTATGCAAAGTAAAGGCGTTGGCTTAGAGCAAAACATCTTTGGCATCGTTCAAGGAGGTACTGATTATGATGCGCGTAAATTTTGCGCCGAAGCTTTAAATGAGTTGCCATTTGATGGCCTTGCGATAGGAGGTCTTAGTGTTGGCGAGAGTAATGAGGCGATGTATGACACTGTTGAGGCGGTTATGCCATTTATGGATGAGCTAAGACCGCGTTATCTAATGGGCGTTGGCACGCCAGAGGATCTCGTAGAAAACGTGGAGCGAGGCGTTGATATGTTTGACTGCGTCATGCCAACAAGAAACGCAAGAAACGGCACGCTCTTTACTAGCTTTGGCAAGATAAATATAAAATCAGCTAAATTTATAAACGACCACGCGCCAATTGACCCGCAGTGTCAGTGCTATACCTGCAAACGCTACCCCAGAGGCTATCTAAATCACCTTTTTAAGGCAAGAGAGCTCACATTTTTTAGGCTAGCAAGCCTTCACAACCTGCACTACTATCTAAATTTGATGAAAGAGATGAGAGAGGCAATAGAAAGAGGCGAATTTGCCAAATTTAAGAGAAATTTTTATGCTAAAAGGGTAAAAAATGAGCTATAA
- the ffh gene encoding signal recognition particle protein, which translates to MFEQISESFRLAVSKIRFVDDEKALKNALDVLKKALLKADVHHKVTKDLLASIESELKQTGVGQKNFLDAIKSNLTTILTAPGNQGFVYAPVAPTIVLMAGLQGSGKTTTTIKLANYLKLRKKKVLVAACDLQRLAAVEQLRQLCVANEIDLFFIENEHNPIKVAKEALEKAKIGLYDVLLVDTAGRLAIDEKLMQEIKDVKNAINPHEIFYVADAMSGQDAVKTATSFNEILGISGVILSKFDSDSKGGVAISIAKQLNIPLRFVGTGEKVADIESFIPDRIVSRIMGEGDLATLVEKTSTIIDEKEAKRLNQKIKKGQFNFNDFLDQMESVKKLGSMKSLMGMIPGLSNIANQIKDIDLDNSKEILHIKAMINSMTQKERENPDLLNNSRKRRLATGSGLSQVEVNRFLKQFENASKLAKKFSGKGGAKGLANMLSQANLKRPV; encoded by the coding sequence GTGTTCGAACAAATTAGCGAGTCTTTTAGATTAGCTGTTAGCAAGATACGTTTTGTAGATGACGAAAAAGCTCTAAAAAACGCACTTGACGTGCTCAAAAAAGCTCTTTTAAAAGCTGATGTTCACCATAAAGTCACCAAAGATCTACTCGCGTCTATCGAAAGCGAGTTAAAGCAAACTGGCGTTGGTCAAAAGAATTTCCTAGATGCGATCAAATCAAATTTGACGACCATTTTAACAGCTCCTGGTAACCAAGGCTTTGTCTATGCGCCAGTTGCACCAACTATTGTTTTGATGGCTGGCTTACAAGGTAGCGGTAAAACAACGACAACTATTAAGCTTGCAAACTATCTAAAGTTAAGAAAGAAAAAAGTTTTAGTTGCGGCTTGTGATTTGCAAAGATTGGCGGCAGTTGAGCAGCTAAGACAGCTCTGCGTTGCAAATGAGATTGATCTTTTCTTTATAGAAAATGAACATAACCCAATAAAAGTAGCAAAAGAAGCATTAGAAAAAGCAAAAATTGGTCTTTACGATGTGCTTTTAGTGGATACCGCTGGTCGTCTTGCGATTGATGAAAAGTTGATGCAAGAGATAAAAGATGTAAAAAATGCTATAAATCCACATGAAATTTTTTACGTAGCTGATGCTATGAGTGGTCAAGATGCTGTAAAAACAGCTACAAGTTTTAATGAAATTTTAGGAATTTCTGGAGTTATCCTTTCTAAATTTGATTCTGACTCGAAGGGTGGCGTAGCTATTAGTATTGCAAAACAGCTAAATATTCCACTTAGATTTGTCGGTACTGGCGAGAAAGTAGCTGATATTGAGAGTTTTATACCAGATCGTATTGTAAGTCGTATAATGGGTGAGGGTGACTTGGCCACTTTGGTTGAGAAAACATCGACAATTATTGATGAAAAAGAGGCAAAACGTCTAAATCAAAAGATAAAAAAAGGTCAGTTTAACTTTAATGACTTTTTAGATCAAATGGAAAGCGTTAAAAAGCTTGGTAGTATGAAGTCTTTAATGGGGATGATACCTGGTCTTTCAAATATTGCAAATCAGATAAAAGATATAGATCTTGATAATTCAAAAGAAATTTTGCATATTAAGGCTATGATAAACTCTATGACACAAAAAGAGCGTGAAAACCCAGACCTTTTAAATAATAGTAGAAAAAGACGTTTAGCGACTGGTTCTGGACTTTCTCAGGTAGAAGTAAATCGTTTTTTAAAGCAGTTTGAAAATGCCTCAAAACTTGCTAAGAAATTTTCAGGAAAAGGTGGAGCAAAAGGACTTGCAAATATGCTTTCTCAAGCAAATTTAAAAAGACCTGTTTGA
- the rplS gene encoding 50S ribosomal protein L19: MRNKYIEAFENAQIASKNIPDFRAGDTLRVATRIHEGDKTRIQNFEGICIARRGSGTGETFIIRKIGANSVGVERIFPIFSDSIEEIKVLRKGRVRRAKLFYLRDLRGKAAKIRELRK, encoded by the coding sequence ATGAGAAATAAATACATTGAAGCATTTGAAAATGCTCAAATTGCTAGTAAAAATATTCCTGACTTCCGTGCAGGAGATACATTGCGTGTTGCTACTCGTATTCACGAAGGCGATAAAACTAGAATTCAAAATTTTGAAGGCATTTGTATAGCTAGACGTGGTAGCGGTACCGGTGAAACATTTATCATTAGAAAAATTGGTGCTAATAGTGTTGGCGTTGAGAGAATTTTTCCAATTTTTAGTGATTCTATCGAAGAGATAAAAGTTCTTAGAAAAGGTCGTGTTAGAAGAGCTAAATTATTCTATCTACGTGACCTTCGTGGTAAAGCTGCTAAAATCCGCGAACTTAGAAAATAA
- a CDS encoding MlaD family protein → MENRNSYTIVGMFFMACLTAFAIFIWWMTSKNNTKVDFKEYYIHTTELPSGLKVDSTVKFIGVPAGSVSDINFVDNKNALINITMKIREDLPIKADSVASIEVQAISGVASVNISRGTKDFASGQKPILQLEESLFSKLGNNAENITLKINQTLDKVDNFFSPENIAHVESVLKNIDKFTQVLTDEEGLSEVDSIVKNVKNFTDTLNKTDTKELAKNLNRLISNANQVFVSANSAITGYNSLQELIAKKAKDGEYDLRNTVGPLLREASDFLNGFDKTLREFRGALQRLEDNPYEFFFTNPVPNDKGDKK, encoded by the coding sequence ATGGAAAATAGAAATTCTTATACCATTGTTGGCATGTTTTTTATGGCTTGCCTTACAGCATTTGCGATATTTATCTGGTGGATGACTAGTAAAAATAATACAAAGGTTGATTTTAAAGAGTACTACATCCACACGACTGAGCTGCCAAGTGGATTAAAGGTCGATTCTACGGTTAAATTTATCGGTGTGCCAGCCGGAAGTGTTAGTGATATAAATTTTGTCGATAACAAAAATGCTCTTATAAACATCACAATGAAAATTAGAGAAGATCTGCCGATAAAGGCCGATAGCGTGGCAAGTATAGAAGTTCAGGCCATCAGCGGTGTGGCTAGTGTAAATATAAGCCGTGGCACAAAAGACTTTGCGTCAGGTCAAAAGCCTATCTTGCAGCTTGAAGAGAGCCTCTTTTCAAAGCTTGGAAATAACGCTGAAAACATCACCTTAAAGATAAATCAAACACTTGATAAAGTCGATAACTTTTTCTCGCCTGAAAATATCGCTCACGTAGAGTCAGTCCTTAAAAATATTGATAAATTTACACAAGTTTTAACAGATGAAGAGGGGCTAAGTGAGGTTGATAGTATCGTTAAAAATGTAAAAAATTTTACAGATACTTTAAACAAAACCGACACAAAAGAACTTGCTAAAAATTTAAATAGACTAATTTCAAATGCAAACCAAGTTTTTGTATCGGCAAATTCGGCTATCACCGGATATAATTCGCTGCAAGAGCTCATCGCTAAAAAGGCTAAAGACGGCGAATACGACCTTAGAAATACGGTTGGACCGTTATTAAGAGAAGCGAGTGATTTTTTGAATGGATTTGACAAGACACTTCGTGAATTTAGAGGTGCGCTTCAAAGGCTTGAAGATAATCCTTACGAGTTTTTCTTCACAAATCCAGTGCCAAACGACAAAGGAGATAAGAAATGA
- the trmD gene encoding tRNA (guanosine(37)-N1)-methyltransferase TrmD: MKFTFITLFENLVKPYFCDSILKRAIGNKFIEIDFMNPRNFTEDKHNKVDDYMIGGGAGLLMFPQPLDESIKFLKEKDKNAHVIFLTPAGKKFNQNDAKRLSKKDHICFVCSRYEGLDERVVELWADEVFCIGDFILTGGELPALCMSDAISRNIPGVLGNDMSLEVESFEDNLLEAPSFTKPDNFRSIFVVSEFLKGNHAKIHTLKNKMAHCKTRFFRPDLYQKLKPHK, translated from the coding sequence ATGAAATTTACGTTTATTACACTTTTTGAAAATTTAGTTAAACCTTATTTTTGTGATTCTATTTTAAAACGTGCAATTGGTAATAAATTTATTGAAATTGATTTTATGAATCCAAGAAATTTTACTGAAGATAAACATAATAAAGTTGATGATTATATGATTGGAGGCGGAGCAGGACTTTTGATGTTTCCACAGCCTTTGGATGAGTCGATCAAATTTCTAAAAGAAAAAGATAAAAATGCTCATGTGATATTTTTAACGCCAGCTGGTAAAAAATTTAATCAAAATGATGCAAAGAGGCTTTCTAAAAAAGATCACATTTGTTTTGTTTGTAGTAGATATGAAGGTCTTGATGAACGAGTTGTTGAGCTTTGGGCAGATGAAGTTTTTTGTATAGGTGATTTTATTTTAACTGGCGGAGAGCTTCCTGCGCTTTGTATGAGTGATGCAATATCAAGAAATATACCTGGAGTTTTAGGAAACGATATGAGCCTTGAAGTTGAGAGTTTTGAGGATAATTTACTTGAAGCCCCATCTTTTACAAAGCCTGATAATTTTAGATCAATCTTTGTGGTTTCAGAGTTTTTAAAGGGTAACCATGCTAAAATCCACACTTTAAAAAATAAGATGGCTCACTGCAAAACAAGGTTCTTTCGCCCTGATTTATATCAAAAGCTTAAGCCACATAAATAA
- a CDS encoding CorA family divalent cation transporter, producing MSYKSSVCGYFYGDEYDYILLVSFTQKQSYKFLFKNGKIYKEDFDHECDKNEFETALKKLCNEYANKILEHQEELNEYEKIYASRKNFNKFIKRHHFLKYEIRKFQNKISHFYETLSICQSEQQNLKKELKNSTHEANVFRTMANEYACRIDDIYTFIQSIKNDKINQNIYILTMISAVMLPLNLITGFFGMNTQGLPFNETKNATMIVVSIMLGVILCCVIFLFWYTNKKK from the coding sequence ATGAGCTATAAAAGTTCAGTTTGTGGATATTTTTATGGCGATGAATACGACTATATTTTGCTTGTTTCTTTCACGCAAAAACAAAGCTATAAATTTTTATTTAAAAATGGCAAAATTTATAAAGAAGACTTTGATCACGAATGTGATAAAAACGAGTTTGAAACAGCCCTTAAAAAGCTATGTAATGAATATGCAAATAAAATTTTAGAGCATCAAGAAGAACTAAACGAGTATGAAAAAATTTACGCTAGTCGAAAAAACTTTAACAAATTTATCAAAAGACACCACTTCTTAAAATACGAGATTAGAAAATTTCAAAACAAGATATCTCACTTTTATGAGACACTTTCGATTTGTCAAAGTGAGCAACAAAATTTAAAAAAAGAGCTTAAAAATAGTACTCATGAGGCAAATGTTTTTAGAACAATGGCCAATGAATATGCATGCAGAATCGATGATATTTATACATTTATACAAAGTATAAAAAACGACAAAATCAATCAAAATATTTATATTTTGACAATGATATCAGCTGTAATGCTGCCATTAAATCTTATAACTGGCTTTTTTGGTATGAATACACAAGGCTTACCATTTAATGAAACTAAAAATGCTACTATGATAGTTGTATCAATAATGCTTGGAGTAATTCTTTGTTGTGTTATTTTTTTATTTTGGTATACAAATAAGAAGAAGTAG
- the rimM gene encoding ribosome maturation factor RimM (Essential for efficient processing of 16S rRNA) has protein sequence MNSDIVEVATIGRCVGLKGYLKLHNKSDFPEQFKKGATFFDKNNDQLTIKDYNRQKELVLFENFDDLDLAKTLVNRTIYTTKELTRKNCKLKKNEFFQFDIIGLKIIENGEILGIVEDIQDNFANSLLYIKTDEELTLGGKPKNFYIPYLEHFIISVNLDNEEILVKGARAILENS, from the coding sequence TTGAATAGTGATATTGTTGAAGTCGCTACCATTGGAAGGTGTGTTGGTTTAAAGGGCTACTTAAAGCTTCACAATAAGAGCGACTTCCCAGAACAGTTTAAAAAAGGTGCAACCTTTTTTGACAAAAACAATGATCAGCTGACCATAAAAGACTATAATAGACAAAAAGAGCTGGTTTTATTTGAAAATTTTGATGACTTAGATCTTGCTAAAACGCTTGTAAATAGAACTATATATACCACAAAAGAGCTCACTAGAAAAAACTGCAAATTAAAAAAAAATGAATTTTTTCAGTTTGATATTATTGGCTTAAAAATTATAGAAAATGGTGAAATTTTGGGTATTGTAGAAGATATCCAAGATAATTTTGCAAATTCACTTTTATACATAAAAACTGATGAAGAGCTTACCTTAGGTGGTAAACCAAAGAATTTTTACATTCCATATTTAGAGCATTTTATTATAAGTGTAAATTTAGACAATGAAGAGATTTTGGTAAAAGGTGCTAGAGCCATTTTAGAAAATTCATGA
- a CDS encoding KH domain-containing protein, producing MVKNFLYEYAKLIADFPDKVSVDRKELGENFAEIIISADKVDTGKLIGKDGKMINAIKTVIIGCKAKDNTSYRVTVKAIE from the coding sequence ATGGTTAAAAATTTTTTATACGAATATGCCAAGTTGATTGCCGATTTTCCTGATAAAGTAAGTGTTGATCGCAAGGAACTTGGTGAAAATTTTGCTGAGATAATCATAAGTGCTGATAAGGTTGATACGGGAAAACTTATCGGCAAAGATGGCAAAATGATAAACGCTATAAAGACCGTTATTATTGGTTGTAAAGCCAAAGATAATACAAGTTATAGGGTAACGGTAAAAGCTATTGAATAG
- a CDS encoding RluA family pseudouridine synthase, with protein sequence MSEEKAYKILAKQKNISNNEAKELIDSGLVYAKGQKVMIARALMSENTKFSVEEMPKPSIIFEDENLIAINKPAAITSEKISQIYKFPLLHRLDKDTSGVLLLVKNDEFAALAINEFKKMKVEKIYVAAVRGIMSEEVVVNEPILTIKNKNGAFSKISKDGKEAISEISPLMVVGKKTLVKVAIKTGRTHQIRVHLASLNLPIVGDEKYGKNRSNRMFLHAYSIALLNYKFKAPISREFNSLGFELSNKFEI encoded by the coding sequence ATGAGTGAAGAAAAAGCGTATAAAATTTTAGCTAAACAAAAAAATATCTCAAATAACGAGGCAAAGGAGCTAATAGATAGCGGTCTAGTCTATGCTAAGGGGCAAAAGGTGATGATTGCTCGTGCCTTGATGAGTGAAAATACTAAATTTAGCGTCGAAGAGATGCCAAAACCAAGCATTATCTTTGAAGATGAAAATTTAATAGCTATAAACAAGCCTGCTGCCATAACTAGCGAAAAAATCAGCCAAATTTATAAATTTCCACTCCTTCATAGACTCGATAAAGACACGAGTGGCGTGCTACTTCTTGTAAAAAATGACGAATTCGCAGCACTTGCGATAAACGAGTTTAAAAAGATGAAGGTTGAGAAAATTTATGTGGCCGCAGTTAGGGGTATCATGAGCGAAGAAGTGGTTGTAAATGAGCCGATCTTAACGATAAAAAATAAAAATGGCGCTTTTTCGAAGATATCAAAAGATGGCAAAGAGGCGATCAGCGAAATTTCACCACTAATGGTTGTAGGTAAAAAAACGCTTGTAAAAGTTGCCATAAAAACAGGTAGGACACACCAAATAAGAGTACATCTAGCTAGCTTAAATTTACCTATCGTTGGCGATGAGAAATACGGCAAAAATAGGTCAAACAGAATGTTTTTGCATGCTTATTCTATTGCTCTTTTAAATTATAAATTTAAAGCGCCAATCTCAAGAGAATTTAACTCTCTTGGATTTGAGCTATCTAATAAATTTGAAATTTAA
- a CDS encoding ABC transporter ATP-binding protein: MNEIIVGKNITTSYGDKIMHDNVSWSVKEAEIYGFLGGSGAGKTTLMKTMIYLKKPSEGDIFFDGVNMWKSSQEEQQEIKLKIGTMFQFGALYSSMTILDNVGVLLHEYSKFNKRQIDEIAMFWIQKVGLKKEVSMLYPSELSGGMKKRAALARALVLSPRVLFLDEPNSGLDPVSSRQMDALIKELRDSIGVTVVMVTHDADSIFDILDRFLIIDNKKIAFEGNIKELEYLKNNPLEELFKMRKK, encoded by the coding sequence ATGAATGAAATAATAGTTGGAAAAAACATAACGACAAGTTATGGCGATAAGATAATGCACGATAATGTGAGCTGGAGCGTTAAAGAGGCTGAAATTTACGGCTTTTTAGGTGGCAGTGGCGCTGGTAAAACGACTCTTATGAAGACGATGATATATCTAAAAAAGCCAAGCGAGGGCGATATATTTTTTGATGGCGTCAATATGTGGAAAAGTAGTCAAGAGGAGCAGCAAGAGATCAAACTAAAAATTGGGACAATGTTTCAATTTGGCGCACTTTATAGCTCGATGACAATCCTTGATAATGTGGGTGTTTTGCTTCATGAGTACTCTAAATTTAACAAGCGCCAGATCGATGAGATAGCGATGTTTTGGATACAAAAGGTGGGGCTTAAAAAAGAGGTTTCAATGCTCTATCCAAGCGAGCTAAGTGGCGGTATGAAAAAGCGTGCTGCGCTAGCAAGAGCTTTGGTACTAAGCCCAAGGGTGCTATTTTTAGATGAGCCAAATAGTGGCCTCGATCCTGTTAGCTCACGCCAGATGGATGCACTCATAAAAGAGCTTCGTGATAGCATCGGCGTGACTGTTGTCATGGTGACTCATGATGCTGATAGTATTTTTGATATTTTGGATAGATTTTTGATAATAGATAACAAAAAAATAGCCTTTGAGGGAAATATAAAAGAGCTTGAATATCTTAAAAACAACCCACTTGAAGAGCTATTTAAAATGAGGAAAAAGTAG